The Novipirellula artificiosorum genome includes a window with the following:
- a CDS encoding ABC transporter permease, translating to MPLLAILSYELRGLGKSWLVRGWLVATALVTFFIVTANWGQTPTALLVAQLLFPYLVFPWFFVVLLLGLNPVTGSRLEALSDGILCRPVNRWEYLLASWAARVIAVLLAFAVVILPVVWIVMAAERASVPDDGVAGYGVAASLMVVGLVLTFLVSLGFFAGTLLKSPLFAAAVLILFWIPVNLVLHTFSLEEFSPISLNQSLPTLLRTPWKTAEADSSAQADTEDMQAAADQAADFLNLLTGRSAAVRQQPPEFFERGDYQDFSLLRVVMGYGLPTLACVGLATLLFGRRDL from the coding sequence ATGCCGCTATTGGCGATTCTGTCCTATGAGCTTCGCGGCCTCGGCAAGAGCTGGCTTGTACGTGGATGGCTCGTCGCCACCGCGTTGGTCACGTTCTTTATCGTCACCGCAAATTGGGGGCAAACTCCGACGGCATTGCTGGTCGCACAGCTTTTGTTTCCCTATCTGGTCTTTCCCTGGTTCTTTGTTGTGCTACTGCTAGGGCTGAACCCTGTTACCGGCTCGCGACTCGAAGCATTGTCCGATGGCATCTTGTGTCGGCCGGTAAACCGATGGGAGTACCTGTTGGCATCCTGGGCCGCCCGCGTGATCGCGGTGCTGCTCGCATTCGCCGTGGTAATCCTGCCCGTTGTTTGGATCGTGATGGCGGCAGAGCGGGCATCCGTACCGGATGATGGCGTGGCAGGGTATGGCGTCGCTGCTTCGTTGATGGTCGTCGGTTTGGTTTTAACATTCCTTGTCTCGCTTGGTTTTTTTGCTGGCACCCTATTGAAGAGTCCACTGTTTGCTGCAGCGGTACTAATCTTATTTTGGATCCCGGTTAACTTGGTATTGCATACGTTTTCACTCGAAGAGTTTTCCCCGATCAGCTTGAATCAATCGTTGCCGACATTGCTACGAACGCCGTGGAAGACCGCCGAAGCCGATTCGTCGGCCCAGGCAGATACAGAGGACATGCAAGCGGCAGCGGACCAAGCGGCTGATTTCCTGAACCTGTTGACCGGTCGGTCCGCCGCGGTACGGCAACAGCCGCCAGAGTTTTTTGAGCGCGGTGACTATCAAGATTTCTCGTTGCTTCGAGTCGTCATGGGCTATGGCCTGCCAACGTTGGCCTGTGTCGGTCTTGCGACGCTGTTATTTGGTCGGCGTGATTTGTGA
- a CDS encoding ABC transporter ATP-binding protein, translating to MQSPPPTVKTITVSLMDLAIHTEHLTKIYAQRVIAVNDMTLKVPVGSVYGLLGPNGAGKTTTLKLLLGLQQASAGEAKVFGRRCGPRATDVRAMIGYLPTHPVLPGHLCVVEYLDLLGKLCRLPSQLRKPRLTSLLRAVGLLGATHQRIATFSTGMRTRLGIAASLLADPPLLIWDEPTAGLDPSARRFTLDLIRELAKSRTVVVATHILSDIDQICDHVGVMQEGRMIFSGSMREMKQRLQRDDFCLELDGEVDAILQLQQQVAEVPGVAACSHEMHSIVVEISDRHSRAGVVAEVLKRVESSDLSLLALRSTQSDTEYAYLQLLQEDSEHGFRRFDLKATSDEHAAIGDSVL from the coding sequence TTGCAATCCCCCCCTCCAACCGTCAAGACGATCACGGTATCGCTTATGGACTTGGCAATCCACACGGAACATCTGACCAAGATTTATGCTCAGCGTGTCATCGCAGTGAACGACATGACCTTGAAGGTACCCGTCGGTTCTGTGTACGGCTTGCTGGGTCCCAATGGAGCTGGCAAGACCACCACGCTAAAGTTGTTGCTCGGGTTGCAGCAGGCCTCGGCCGGCGAGGCCAAGGTATTCGGTCGGCGCTGTGGTCCCCGCGCGACCGATGTGCGCGCCATGATAGGCTATTTGCCAACGCACCCCGTATTGCCTGGCCACCTTTGTGTTGTCGAGTACCTCGATTTACTCGGCAAACTGTGTCGGCTGCCGAGCCAGCTTCGCAAGCCGCGATTAACGTCACTCCTTCGCGCCGTGGGGTTGTTAGGGGCGACACACCAACGGATCGCAACCTTTTCGACGGGGATGAGAACTCGGCTCGGCATTGCTGCTTCGCTGTTAGCGGATCCGCCGCTATTGATTTGGGACGAACCCACCGCAGGTCTTGATCCATCAGCCCGACGTTTTACCCTGGACCTGATCCGTGAACTTGCGAAATCGCGAACGGTGGTGGTCGCAACGCACATCCTCAGTGACATTGATCAGATTTGCGATCACGTTGGAGTGATGCAAGAAGGCCGAATGATCTTTAGCGGTTCGATGCGTGAGATGAAACAGCGACTGCAACGCGATGACTTTTGCTTGGAGCTTGATGGTGAGGTCGACGCGATCTTACAGCTACAGCAGCAGGTTGCGGAGGTGCCGGGTGTTGCAGCGTGCAGTCACGAGATGCATTCGATCGTCGTCGAGATCTCCGATCGGCACAGCCGCGCCGGAGTGGTCGCGGAGGTGCTCAAACGGGTCGAATCGAGCGATTTGTCTCTGTTAGCCCTCCGCTCTACGCAAAGTGACACCGAGTACGCGTACTTACAACTCCTACAAGAGGACAGCGAACATGGATTTCGGCGGTTCGATCTCAAAGCTACGAGCGACGAGCATGCCGCTATTGGCGATTCTGTCCTATGA
- a CDS encoding DUF1800 domain-containing protein, which yields MTEVQANRVDPDWAWQPFEPTAQRPWDRRLAAHLYRRAGFGADLATLDEALLRTPAEVVDELLQANREPIPFQVTADSLAQTILASGDPKRLSSAWVYRLLFTPSQLLEKTTLFWHGHFATSADKVTDATLMWQQNQLLRSYALGRFDEMVEAIAQDPAMLIYLDSTANRKAHPNENFARELMELFCLGEGNFREGDVRELARCFTGWEIKNNRFRKNRYQQDTGPKSLFSRTGPFDGEEAIAIVTEQPSLERFLARKWYRFFVSDEPQPSAELLQPLADCFRASGLQVAAPLTMLLKSNLFFSEHAIGRKIKSPVEFVVGTLRCLNATTNTNRVADGLRTIGQGLFYPPNVKGWDGGRTWINSSTLIGRANLMADLLGDSVTRFDGKPVSEYFRSLGVRTTSEAIEHLEQCLLVTPLSEQTKSELRSSVELQSTQDEQGMRSLLLTVTSLPQCQIG from the coding sequence GTGACCGAGGTCCAAGCGAACCGAGTCGATCCCGATTGGGCATGGCAGCCGTTCGAACCGACGGCCCAACGACCTTGGGACCGCCGACTCGCCGCACACCTGTACCGTCGGGCGGGTTTCGGGGCGGACCTCGCGACGCTCGACGAGGCACTGCTGCGCACACCTGCGGAAGTGGTGGATGAACTTTTGCAGGCCAATCGTGAACCCATACCGTTTCAGGTGACCGCGGATTCACTTGCGCAAACGATTCTCGCGAGTGGCGATCCAAAACGTTTGTCTTCCGCTTGGGTCTACCGGTTGCTGTTCACGCCGAGTCAGTTACTCGAAAAGACAACGCTTTTTTGGCATGGCCATTTTGCCACCAGCGCTGACAAAGTAACGGACGCGACCTTGATGTGGCAGCAGAACCAATTGCTCCGCTCTTATGCACTCGGCCGCTTCGACGAAATGGTTGAAGCGATTGCTCAAGATCCCGCGATGCTGATCTATCTCGACTCGACCGCGAACCGAAAGGCACATCCAAACGAGAATTTTGCACGTGAGTTGATGGAGCTTTTCTGTTTGGGCGAGGGAAATTTTCGCGAAGGCGATGTGCGGGAATTGGCGAGGTGCTTTACCGGGTGGGAAATCAAGAACAACCGATTTCGAAAGAATCGATATCAGCAAGACACTGGTCCGAAATCACTGTTTTCCAGGACGGGACCTTTCGACGGCGAGGAAGCCATTGCCATCGTGACCGAACAACCGTCACTTGAGCGGTTTTTGGCGAGGAAATGGTATCGATTTTTTGTCTCAGATGAACCCCAGCCGAGCGCCGAGTTGTTGCAACCGTTGGCCGATTGCTTTCGCGCCAGTGGCCTGCAGGTGGCTGCTCCGCTGACCATGCTGCTGAAGAGCAATCTGTTCTTCTCCGAGCATGCCATAGGACGTAAGATCAAATCACCCGTTGAGTTTGTGGTTGGAACCCTGCGTTGTCTGAACGCGACCACGAATACCAACCGCGTCGCGGATGGATTGCGGACGATCGGTCAAGGCTTGTTTTACCCGCCCAACGTCAAAGGATGGGACGGGGGACGGACATGGATCAACTCGTCAACCTTGATTGGGCGCGCGAACCTGATGGCCGATTTGTTGGGCGACAGCGTGACGCGGTTCGACGGCAAACCAGTCAGCGAGTACTTTCGTTCCCTTGGTGTGAGGACGACGAGCGAAGCCATCGAGCATTTGGAGCAATGCCTGTTGGTGACTCCGCTGAGCGAGCAGACTAAGTCTGAATTGCGATCATCCGTTGAACTTCAATCCACCCAGGATGAGCAAGGGATGCGTTCATTGTTGCTCACCGTGACTTCGCTTCCGCAGTGCCAAATCGGTTAG
- a CDS encoding DUF1501 domain-containing protein, with protein sequence MFFSDSTSRRRFLRSSIGGATAVGIGAAIPDCFLQASERALHASERILVVVQMTGGNDGLNTVIPYANDDYRSARPKLAIPDADVLKCSDELGFHPSMSSMRQLFEDGKMTVVCGVGYDQPNRSHFESMDIWHTCRRKNELRDDGWLGRFLATQDRPVGGDVLALHLGQEKQPFALASNRVRVPTIRELAEFQLRGQKGKALSRFLTKSVEQAPAQSDDLLKFLQSSTASALEASQRVTEASQDYRSELRYPETSLGKKLRVIAQLIDAGLSTRVYYVQLDGFDTHANQPNTHAILLREWSDAVSTFIRDLEGHHHGDRVCVMTFSEFGRRVAENASQGTDHGAAGPMFLCGGGLVPGIIGGYASLTDLQDGDLKHQTDFRQVYAAVLRSWLGVDPAAILGGQYAPLPLFASMADPTLG encoded by the coding sequence ATGTTCTTTTCCGACTCGACATCGCGGCGTCGATTCTTGCGTTCTTCGATCGGCGGCGCTACGGCTGTTGGAATCGGCGCGGCGATCCCCGACTGTTTCTTGCAGGCTTCGGAAAGGGCTCTGCACGCATCCGAACGGATTTTGGTCGTCGTTCAAATGACCGGTGGAAACGATGGGCTCAACACGGTGATTCCTTATGCGAACGACGACTACCGGTCCGCTCGGCCGAAATTGGCCATCCCCGATGCCGATGTGTTGAAGTGTAGTGACGAGCTTGGCTTTCATCCGTCGATGTCTTCCATGCGACAGCTTTTCGAAGACGGAAAGATGACGGTGGTCTGTGGCGTCGGCTACGACCAACCGAATCGATCCCATTTTGAATCGATGGACATTTGGCACACGTGCCGACGCAAGAATGAACTCCGCGATGACGGTTGGCTCGGGCGATTTCTCGCTACCCAAGACCGCCCCGTTGGCGGTGACGTGCTGGCTTTGCATTTGGGTCAAGAAAAACAGCCCTTTGCGCTGGCGTCAAACCGTGTTCGTGTGCCGACGATTCGTGAACTGGCGGAGTTTCAGCTTCGCGGTCAAAAAGGAAAGGCGCTAAGTCGTTTTCTTACCAAGAGTGTGGAACAAGCTCCTGCCCAATCCGATGACTTATTGAAATTTTTGCAATCCAGTACGGCTTCGGCTCTTGAGGCGAGTCAGCGTGTGACCGAAGCGTCGCAAGATTACCGATCCGAGCTGCGCTATCCCGAAACGTCGCTCGGGAAAAAACTGCGTGTGATTGCGCAATTGATCGATGCAGGGCTGTCGACCCGGGTCTACTACGTTCAGCTTGACGGATTTGACACGCACGCGAACCAGCCCAACACGCATGCGATTCTGTTGCGAGAATGGAGCGATGCGGTTTCAACATTCATCCGTGATTTGGAGGGACATCACCATGGGGATCGAGTTTGCGTGATGACGTTTAGTGAGTTCGGTCGACGGGTGGCGGAGAACGCGAGCCAGGGAACGGACCACGGTGCCGCAGGGCCGATGTTCTTGTGTGGCGGAGGGCTGGTCCCTGGGATCATCGGCGGTTACGCGAGTTTGACCGATTTGCAAGACGGTGACCTCAAGCACCAAACCGATTTTCGACAAGTCTATGCGGCCGTGTTGAGGTCGTGGCTTGGGGTGGACCCGGCCGCCATTCTCGGTGGCCAGTATGCGCCGCTTCCGCTGTTCGCATCGATGGCCGACCCTACATTGGGCTAA